The Camelus ferus isolate YT-003-E chromosome 13, BCGSAC_Cfer_1.0, whole genome shotgun sequence genome segment TAGTATGAAATATCTTTCTAGAGGGCTATTGATCATAATTATCtagctttttttctgaaaacaattGCAATTttatggcattctttttttttccccctcttccatTTCAGCCATGCCTTTCTTTGATGTGCAGAAAAGGCTGGGCCTTAACTTAGACCAGTGGATGACAATCCAGAGTGCTGAGCAGCCTAACAAGATTGCAGGTCGATGCCATGCTTTTGAAAAAGAATGGATAGAGTGCGCACATGGAATTGGTGGTATCCGTGCAGAGAAAGAGTGCAAGATAGAATATGATGATTTGGTAGAATGTCTACTTCGGCAGAAAACGGTGAGGAAGTGATGGAGATGGGAACTGAATTACTTCCTTGTTTCTTTGGGGCTACTTTTAAGTGTTTTTGATTGGTCATTGGTCATTGCCTCATCCAGTGTGAATTGGCAAAGCACTTGTGGTGAAACACCTTCTCTACCGAGGTACCTCGTCAAAGAAATTGAATGCCTTCAGGTC includes the following:
- the NDUFS5 gene encoding NADH dehydrogenase [ubiquinone] iron-sulfur protein 5, which gives rise to MPFFDVQKRLGLNLDQWMTIQSAEQPNKIAGRCHAFEKEWIECAHGIGGIRAEKECKIEYDDLVECLLRQKTMKRLNTIRKQRDKLIKEGKYTPPPHHSGKEDPRP